One Methanothrix sp. DNA window includes the following coding sequences:
- a CDS encoding undecaprenyl diphosphate synthase family protein, which yields MIHKLYEKLLERDVLSHPRPRCVAFVVSSFDGTNLEKFGDLIEWSASLGIESLLIHIGHYSGELAPSLESILKETPADVSIINTDRSIATGRGGISVTVSLGYGGKKEVTEAIRSVLRDVAAGLIEPEEIERETIERYLRFKQKPDLVIRAGGRRLSDFMIWQAAYSELYFTDVDWASLRRLDFLRAIRAFQRRERRFGR from the coding sequence TTGATACACAAACTGTACGAGAAGCTCCTCGAAAGAGATGTCCTGAGCCATCCAAGGCCACGATGTGTGGCATTTGTGGTATCATCGTTCGACGGTACCAATCTGGAGAAGTTCGGGGATCTGATCGAGTGGAGCGCATCGCTCGGCATAGAGAGCCTGCTGATACACATAGGACATTACTCCGGTGAGCTCGCGCCCTCTCTCGAGTCCATACTCAAAGAGACCCCCGCGGACGTGAGCATCATCAACACCGACAGATCTATAGCGACTGGAAGGGGCGGGATCAGCGTCACGGTCTCCCTGGGCTACGGGGGGAAGAAGGAGGTCACAGAGGCGATAAGATCTGTTCTCAGAGATGTTGCAGCAGGGCTGATAGAGCCGGAGGAGATAGAGAGGGAGACCATAGAGCGTTACCTGAGGTTCAAGCAGAAGCCGGACCTGGTGATAAGGGCTGGCGGCAGAAGGCTCAGCGACTTCATGATCTGGCAGGCCGCCTACTCAGAGCTTTACTTCACAGATGTCGACTGGGCATCCCTGAGGCGACTGGACTTCCTGCGCGCTATAAGGGCTTTCCAGAGAAGGGAGAGGAGGTTCGGAAGGTGA
- a CDS encoding TIGR00297 family protein: MQREDALRLAMGALAFLLPVTGVFTTLFLAILYLIHKPTRMLSSSLMLLLVLREVLTLTHLDLPMYVVAIAFIPPTVAHIVSKRFQQLSGSFIYIMATVAIGYPAAYLSAPDLLQERILFLTILGGLSGAFLQHVSREMDFTVPFGVCMVMWLFSFEYPLPELSRILMIYIFAVLLGVGAYWAKAADVDAVLSEVIICILVVLFAGLKWFLLLLCFYLLGGAFTRYGYSYKHSLGIAQEKCGVRGYKNVYSNSLVPLVAALCYGIYSNDIFFYAFLGAVATANGDTLASEIGETSRSKPRMITTMKPVDPGVDGGVTPLGEMASLAGAGAIGAVAVAAGMTGLDGFLIALTSGFLGSNFDSLMGAIFQRRGLLTNNGVNLVATLFGGVTGALMGVLI, encoded by the coding sequence ATGCAGAGAGAGGACGCCTTGAGGCTCGCGATGGGTGCGCTGGCGTTTCTGCTTCCAGTAACAGGCGTCTTCACAACACTCTTCCTTGCGATCTTATACCTCATCCACAAGCCCACCAGAATGCTGAGCTCATCACTCATGCTGCTTCTGGTCCTCAGAGAGGTGCTGACCCTCACACACCTCGATCTTCCGATGTATGTTGTTGCGATAGCGTTCATACCGCCGACCGTGGCCCACATAGTATCAAAGAGGTTTCAACAGCTTTCTGGCAGCTTCATATACATAATGGCCACTGTGGCGATCGGCTATCCTGCTGCATACCTCTCGGCTCCGGATCTCCTGCAGGAGAGGATACTGTTTCTGACCATCCTCGGAGGGCTGAGCGGCGCATTCCTGCAGCATGTCTCCAGAGAGATGGATTTCACGGTTCCATTTGGCGTGTGTATGGTCATGTGGCTGTTCAGCTTCGAATACCCGCTTCCAGAGCTCAGCAGGATCCTCATGATATACATATTCGCCGTTCTTCTCGGAGTTGGAGCTTACTGGGCGAAGGCTGCAGATGTTGATGCCGTGCTCAGCGAGGTCATAATATGCATACTGGTGGTTCTCTTCGCCGGACTGAAGTGGTTTCTCCTCCTCCTGTGCTTCTACCTGCTAGGCGGGGCGTTCACTCGCTACGGATACTCATACAAGCACAGCCTGGGGATCGCCCAGGAGAAGTGCGGCGTCCGGGGATACAAGAACGTGTACAGCAACAGCTTGGTACCTCTTGTGGCCGCGCTGTGCTATGGGATATACAGCAACGATATATTTTTCTATGCCTTCCTCGGCGCTGTGGCCACTGCGAATGGGGACACGCTGGCCAGCGAGATAGGTGAGACCAGCAGGTCCAAGCCCAGGATGATTACGACTATGAAGCCCGTGGATCCCGGCGTCGACGGAGGTGTGACACCTCTCGGGGAGATGGCATCTCTGGCCGGCGCTGGGGCCATAGGAGCGGTCGCTGTTGCAGCAGGCATGACGGGCCTGGATGGTTTCCTGATCGCCCTCACGAGCGGTTTTCTCGGCTCTAACTTCGACAGCCTGATGGGCGCGATATTTCAGAGAAGAGGTTTGCTCACAAACAACGGCGTCAACCTCGTCGCAACGCTCTTCGGTGGTGTTACAGGAGCTCTGATGGGGGTGCTGATTTGA